A window of the Dyadobacter pollutisoli genome harbors these coding sequences:
- a CDS encoding SusC/RagA family TonB-linked outer membrane protein: MRISTLILGINVLTTALLMAGTTEAQHVNMDVRQSRVKTVFRQIEQQTGVTFAFDEKLVRNAPDITLYAMGLPVPEILKMIEKQTALEFRQVGKMIGVTGKTKLEIAREAAQTTTQVLLRPVKGKVTDEKGEALPSVAIRVKGTNEGTMTDLEGNYSVDVAGDESILIFSFIGFTAQEIMVGSRSTVDIKLIPDVSTLSELVVTGYGAQRKKDLIGAVSVVDVEQLKQTPDGQVANQLQGRASGVTIIGSGQPGETPQVRIRGLNTFGNNSPLYVVDGVPTTSITDLNTNDIASMQVLKDAGSASIYGSRAANGVIIITTKKGKDKVKVNYSAWYGVQTPPNGNVWKTLNPMEQAQLKFQVQKNAGATIGDDQYGYGTSPVLPDYILPTGAKEGDPGTNPDLYYVNPNYTSVDDFNKFNQIVKANKAGTDWFHEIFKRAPSTSHNISLSGGSDQGNYLFSLNYFNQQGALTNTYLKRYTLRSNSQYNIGKHIRIGENLAFSITDNPKSALSDGGSAIAFSFRMQPIIPVHDIMGNYAGSRASGMGDAFNPVAMRDRTRYDKGLDNRLFGNVFAEVDLFKNFTLRTSFGGENYSGRWNSFAFPTYENKENSNTNTYSEGAYSGFSWTWTNLVTFHKSMQKHDLTVVAGTEAYNGKSYNVSGSTQGFFSFNPNYMNLETGSGARSNSSSRSTDALYSLIGRVDYIYNDKYLFGAIIRRDGSSKFINERYGVFPAVSAGWRVSQENFMKGVTWLDDLKIRANYGIMGNQINVRSGNAFTTYSSNRRSSYYDLGGTSGSGALEGFEKSHIGNPDAIWEKNISTNVGIDATFFKGKLDVIADYYVKDVKDLLYNPDLIGTAGGGEVPFVNIAQMKNKGIDLQLTSRFDITQDLKLNATLTFTTYNNKILKVTNSTNYFDLEGRGFDGASIVRNRVGNSIGQFFGYKVIGFWNSEEEIQQANAQAVQQTGDANAVYQDGAALGRFRYENVNGDGQITAADRTMLGNPNPDFSYGLNLGFNYKQFDFSLFLYGVQGNQIWNQTLWWNDFNSSRSGAKSQTALYNSWTPENHNAKAPIQENSSSFSTINVPNSYFVENGSYLRAKNLQLGYTFPSAWLKKIKTQQFRIYVQATNLFTITKYSGLDPEVSRNADGNPTVFGIDEGSYPSSKQYTVGLNLTF; this comes from the coding sequence ATGCGCATTTCTACGCTTATTCTGGGCATAAACGTACTGACAACCGCTTTATTAATGGCCGGCACCACCGAGGCGCAGCACGTTAATATGGACGTCAGGCAGAGCCGTGTAAAAACTGTGTTCAGGCAAATTGAACAGCAGACCGGGGTAACTTTTGCATTTGACGAAAAACTGGTCCGCAATGCTCCGGACATCACATTGTATGCAATGGGGCTGCCCGTACCGGAAATCCTCAAAATGATCGAAAAGCAAACTGCGCTGGAATTCAGACAGGTAGGCAAGATGATCGGTGTTACGGGGAAAACCAAACTTGAAATAGCCCGTGAAGCCGCTCAAACCACCACTCAGGTTCTTCTGAGGCCGGTGAAAGGTAAGGTTACCGACGAAAAAGGAGAAGCGTTACCCTCCGTGGCGATACGAGTGAAGGGTACCAATGAGGGTACGATGACGGATCTGGAAGGTAATTACAGCGTCGACGTCGCTGGCGACGAATCCATCCTGATTTTCAGTTTTATCGGTTTTACAGCCCAGGAAATCATGGTAGGCTCACGTTCCACGGTTGATATCAAGCTGATACCGGACGTTTCCACACTGTCGGAGCTGGTCGTGACCGGTTACGGCGCACAGCGTAAAAAGGATTTGATCGGCGCGGTGTCCGTTGTGGACGTGGAACAGTTGAAACAAACCCCGGACGGGCAGGTAGCGAACCAGTTGCAGGGACGTGCTTCGGGCGTGACCATTATCGGTTCGGGACAGCCGGGCGAAACACCGCAGGTACGTATCCGCGGATTGAACACATTTGGAAACAACTCTCCATTATATGTAGTCGACGGTGTACCCACTACCTCGATCACGGATTTGAACACCAATGACATTGCCTCCATGCAGGTTTTGAAGGATGCCGGTTCAGCTTCTATTTACGGATCACGGGCGGCGAATGGAGTGATTATTATTACCACCAAAAAGGGCAAGGATAAGGTAAAGGTAAATTACAGCGCCTGGTATGGTGTGCAAACGCCTCCGAATGGTAATGTATGGAAAACACTGAATCCAATGGAGCAGGCACAATTGAAGTTCCAGGTTCAGAAAAACGCTGGCGCGACCATCGGTGACGATCAGTACGGATATGGTACATCGCCGGTTCTGCCTGACTATATTTTACCAACTGGCGCCAAAGAAGGTGATCCGGGGACCAATCCTGACCTATATTACGTCAATCCGAACTATACTTCGGTTGATGATTTCAACAAATTCAACCAGATCGTAAAAGCGAATAAGGCAGGTACCGACTGGTTTCACGAGATTTTCAAACGTGCGCCTTCTACCAGTCACAATATTTCTTTGAGCGGTGGAAGCGATCAGGGCAACTATTTGTTTTCATTGAATTATTTCAATCAGCAAGGTGCCTTGACGAACACGTATTTGAAACGCTATACATTGCGATCGAACAGCCAGTACAACATTGGCAAACACATCAGGATAGGCGAAAATCTTGCATTTTCTATCACCGACAACCCCAAAAGCGCCCTTTCCGACGGCGGATCAGCGATCGCATTCTCATTCAGGATGCAGCCGATCATTCCGGTTCATGACATCATGGGCAACTATGCAGGAAGCCGCGCCTCAGGTATGGGGGACGCGTTCAACCCGGTAGCGATGCGCGATCGTACACGTTATGACAAAGGTTTGGACAACCGTTTGTTCGGTAATGTCTTCGCTGAGGTGGATTTGTTCAAAAACTTCACATTGCGGACGAGTTTCGGTGGAGAAAACTATTCGGGCAGATGGAATTCTTTTGCATTTCCCACCTATGAAAATAAGGAAAACAGCAATACCAATACTTACTCCGAAGGCGCATATTCAGGTTTCAGCTGGACATGGACTAATCTGGTCACATTCCACAAATCCATGCAAAAGCATGACCTGACGGTAGTAGCAGGCACCGAGGCGTATAACGGCAAGAGTTACAATGTAAGCGGCAGTACGCAGGGCTTCTTCTCATTTAACCCGAACTATATGAACCTGGAAACGGGTTCGGGCGCGCGCAGCAATTCCAGCAGCCGTTCCACGGACGCATTGTACTCGCTTATTGGTCGCGTTGATTACATTTATAATGATAAATACCTTTTCGGAGCGATCATCAGAAGGGACGGATCTTCCAAATTCATCAACGAACGCTACGGCGTATTCCCGGCGGTGAGCGCAGGATGGCGGGTTTCCCAGGAGAACTTCATGAAAGGCGTTACCTGGTTGGACGACCTGAAAATCAGAGCCAACTATGGGATCATGGGCAACCAGATCAATGTAAGGTCGGGCAATGCATTTACCACTTACAGCTCCAACCGCAGAAGCTCTTATTATGACCTCGGCGGTACCAGCGGCTCAGGCGCATTGGAAGGTTTTGAAAAAAGCCACATTGGAAATCCGGATGCGATTTGGGAGAAAAACATCAGTACCAACGTGGGTATCGACGCCACATTCTTCAAAGGCAAGCTGGACGTGATCGCTGATTACTATGTTAAAGATGTGAAGGACCTCCTTTACAACCCTGACCTGATCGGTACTGCCGGCGGTGGCGAGGTACCTTTTGTGAACATTGCGCAAATGAAGAACAAAGGCATTGATTTACAGCTTACCTCCCGTTTTGACATTACCCAGGACCTGAAACTGAATGCTACGCTCACTTTCACAACTTACAATAACAAGATCCTGAAAGTAACCAACAGCACCAATTATTTTGACCTCGAAGGACGCGGTTTCGACGGCGCCTCCATTGTCCGTAACCGCGTAGGTAACTCCATCGGGCAGTTTTTTGGATATAAAGTCATTGGATTCTGGAATTCCGAAGAGGAGATCCAGCAGGCCAATGCGCAGGCTGTACAGCAAACCGGCGACGCAAATGCGGTATATCAGGATGGCGCAGCATTGGGCCGCTTCCGCTACGAGAATGTGAATGGCGACGGACAGATTACCGCCGCAGACCGTACGATGCTCGGCAACCCCAACCCGGATTTCAGCTATGGTTTGAACCTTGGATTTAACTACAAACAGTTTGATTTCAGCTTGTTCCTTTACGGTGTGCAGGGAAACCAGATCTGGAACCAGACACTTTGGTGGAATGATTTCAATTCTTCCCGGTCGGGAGCGAAAAGCCAAACCGCGCTTTACAACTCCTGGACGCCCGAAAACCACAATGCCAAAGCGCCGATTCAGGAAAATTCCAGCTCATTCAGTACCATTAATGTGCCTAACTCTTATTTCGTAGAGAATGGATCGTACCTGAGGGCGAAGAATTTGCAGCTGGGTTATACATTCCCGAGTGCATGGCTTAAAAAGATCAAGACCCAGCAGTTCCGCATTTACGTGCAGGCGACCAATCTTTTCACGATTACCAAATATTCCGGCCTTGATCCCGAAGTAAGCAGAAATGCAGATGGTAACCCGACCGTGTTTGGCATCGACGAGGGCTCGTATCCTTCTTCCAAACAATATACTGTGGGTCTTAATCTTACTTTTTAA
- a CDS encoding RagB/SusD family nutrient uptake outer membrane protein produces MKKSIQYMAVLCMMAGFLFLQACKDDFLDKPVQGALGDDVLANEKGIDGLLTGAYAALDGQGDFTGGSGWESPPDNWVYGAIPGGDAHKGSDGGDQTPINAIATFASGADNGFFNTKWRALYEGVSRANTVLKVLALLEGVSAENKASIEGQARFLRAHYYFELKKMWNMVPWIDESTTDFNQPNDKDIWPMIEADFKAAYETLPATHTLVGRANKWAAGAYLGKTYLYQKKFAEAATVFTQVINSGVTTNGLKYDLVSFKDNFDAATKNNAESVFAIQMVANDGTLDITNANQGGMLNFPYGTGAPFSCCGFFQPTQMLVNAYRTDATGLPYIEGANSHAVKSDLGLTSATAFTPDAGPLDPRLDWTVGRRDVPYHDWGLFPGMNWVRDQPYGGPYAPKKNIHRQKTQDLYADLSSWAPGNAINVLVIRFSDVLLMAAEAEANAGSLAKAEEYVNRVRARAADKTGWLYKYIDNKNPLTGFSSTPAANYVVSPYPAGTLAAKGKDNVLKAIYFERGIELAMEGHRFFDLVRWGIADTSLNSFFSYESKITTDLAGGKFTNGKNNYYPIPQFQIDMSVVDGAPKLKQNPGYN; encoded by the coding sequence ATGAAAAAGTCAATTCAATATATGGCCGTTCTTTGTATGATGGCCGGTTTCCTGTTCTTACAGGCTTGCAAAGATGATTTTTTGGATAAACCGGTGCAGGGCGCACTGGGTGATGATGTTCTTGCCAACGAAAAAGGCATCGACGGCCTGCTGACGGGTGCTTATGCAGCACTCGACGGCCAGGGTGACTTTACCGGCGGAAGCGGCTGGGAGTCCCCGCCCGACAACTGGGTATATGGCGCCATTCCCGGCGGAGACGCACATAAAGGCAGCGACGGCGGTGACCAAACACCCATTAATGCAATCGCAACTTTTGCCTCAGGCGCAGACAATGGATTTTTTAATACCAAATGGAGGGCATTGTATGAAGGCGTTTCAAGAGCGAATACTGTCCTGAAAGTTTTGGCACTTCTGGAAGGCGTATCTGCGGAAAATAAAGCCAGTATCGAAGGTCAGGCACGTTTTCTTCGTGCGCATTACTATTTTGAGTTGAAAAAAATGTGGAACATGGTTCCCTGGATCGACGAATCCACAACCGATTTTAACCAGCCTAACGATAAGGACATCTGGCCGATGATCGAGGCGGATTTCAAAGCGGCTTATGAAACTTTACCAGCCACACATACACTGGTGGGCAGGGCGAATAAATGGGCTGCAGGCGCATACCTGGGCAAGACTTATTTGTACCAGAAAAAATTTGCGGAAGCAGCGACCGTATTTACGCAGGTGATCAACAGCGGGGTTACTACCAATGGCCTGAAATATGACCTGGTTTCTTTCAAAGACAACTTTGATGCGGCTACTAAAAACAATGCAGAGTCAGTATTTGCTATCCAGATGGTGGCCAATGACGGTACGCTCGACATTACCAATGCCAACCAGGGCGGAATGCTAAACTTCCCCTACGGTACCGGCGCGCCATTCAGCTGCTGCGGGTTTTTCCAGCCCACTCAAATGCTGGTGAATGCCTACCGCACCGATGCCACCGGGTTACCTTATATAGAGGGAGCGAACAGCCACGCGGTAAAAAGTGACCTCGGTCTTACTTCCGCCACCGCATTCACACCAGATGCAGGGCCACTAGACCCACGTCTCGATTGGACTGTTGGCCGCCGTGATGTTCCCTACCACGACTGGGGGCTGTTTCCCGGAATGAACTGGGTACGCGACCAGCCTTATGGCGGGCCATATGCTCCCAAAAAGAACATTCACAGACAAAAAACACAAGATTTATATGCAGACCTAAGCTCATGGGCGCCGGGTAATGCTATCAATGTCCTCGTGATCCGTTTTTCCGATGTATTGTTAATGGCCGCTGAGGCAGAGGCAAATGCGGGTAGCCTGGCCAAAGCAGAAGAGTACGTCAACCGAGTACGTGCGCGTGCCGCTGACAAAACGGGCTGGCTTTATAAGTACATTGATAACAAAAATCCATTGACGGGCTTCTCTTCAACGCCAGCTGCAAATTATGTAGTAAGTCCCTATCCGGCAGGCACATTGGCTGCAAAAGGAAAGGATAATGTATTGAAAGCGATCTATTTCGAACGCGGTATTGAGCTCGCCATGGAAGGACATCGCTTTTTCGACCTGGTTCGCTGGGGAATCGCCGATACCAGCCTGAATTCATTTTTCAGCTACGAATCCAAGATCACTACGGACCTGGCAGGAGGAAAATTCACAAACGGCAAGAACAATTACTACCCAATCCCTCAGTTCCAGATCGATATGAGTGTGGTGGATGGTGCCCCGAAGTTGAAGCAGAACCCGGGGTATAACTAA
- a CDS encoding DUF983 domain-containing protein, giving the protein MSKLYSVLRLKCPRCRKGNLFSKPNPYSFKDSLDMPDNCPVCGQDFKIEPGFYIGALWTSFPIVIFIMTLLSVLLLVYFKMELNLFFVALTLILFLLQPIIIRYGRAIWIHVFVDYDSDAEIK; this is encoded by the coding sequence ATGTCGAAGCTATACAGTGTTCTCCGGCTCAAATGTCCGCGATGCAGAAAAGGAAATCTATTTTCGAAACCCAATCCTTATAGTTTCAAAGATAGTCTGGACATGCCCGACAACTGCCCCGTCTGCGGTCAGGACTTCAAAATTGAGCCCGGTTTTTACATTGGCGCGCTCTGGACCAGCTTCCCGATCGTCATTTTTATCATGACATTGCTGTCTGTTTTGCTGCTGGTCTATTTCAAAATGGAGCTGAACCTGTTTTTCGTTGCTCTCACCCTCATTCTATTTCTGCTGCAACCCATCATCATAAGGTACGGCAGGGCTATCTGGATACATGTTTTTGTGGATTATGACAGCGATGCGGAGATTAAGTAG
- a CDS encoding Fic family protein translates to MALYIHQKAGWPDFTWDETKLSVVLGEVRYFQGKIAGRMDALGFSTRTEAMLKTLTEDVLKSTEIEGEVLSSDQVRSSIARRLGLEIAGLVPSDRKVEGVVEMTLDATQNYDQELTEERLFGWQSSLFPSGRSGMFTIVTGKWRDNDKGPMQVVSGPIGREMVHFEAPDADSLEKEMALFLQWFNQTSNIDPVIKSGIAHLWFVTIHPFDDGNGRIARAIADMLLTRADGNARRYYSMSSQIRHRRNGYYAILEKTQKNGLDITEWLEWFLSCLYESLLTTDETLNIVLRRVEFWDKHPATSLNERQRLVISKMQEDFFGKLTSSKWAKITKSSQDTAGRDIQDLVAKGILAKDNAGGRSTAYDLLW, encoded by the coding sequence ATGGCCTTATACATTCATCAGAAAGCAGGCTGGCCGGATTTTACCTGGGATGAAACCAAGCTATCCGTGGTTTTGGGAGAGGTCAGGTATTTTCAGGGAAAGATAGCGGGTAGAATGGACGCATTGGGATTCTCAACGCGGACAGAAGCCATGCTCAAAACACTTACGGAGGATGTTCTGAAATCCACAGAAATCGAGGGCGAAGTGTTAAGTTCCGATCAGGTACGTTCTTCGATAGCTCGTCGTCTGGGCCTGGAAATTGCTGGCCTCGTACCCTCAGACAGGAAGGTGGAGGGAGTAGTTGAAATGACGTTGGACGCTACTCAAAATTACGACCAGGAACTTACAGAAGAGCGTCTTTTTGGCTGGCAATCCTCCTTATTTCCGTCCGGCAGAAGTGGCATGTTCACGATCGTGACCGGAAAATGGAGGGATAATGACAAAGGCCCAATGCAAGTCGTTTCCGGTCCGATCGGTCGCGAAATGGTTCATTTTGAAGCACCGGACGCTGATAGCCTGGAAAAAGAAATGGCATTGTTTCTCCAATGGTTTAATCAAACCAGCAACATTGATCCCGTAATAAAATCAGGAATTGCTCATTTATGGTTTGTTACCATTCACCCATTTGATGATGGAAATGGTCGTATTGCACGCGCAATCGCAGATATGCTTCTGACACGTGCCGATGGAAATGCGCGTCGGTATTATAGTATGTCTTCGCAAATCCGGCACCGCAGAAATGGATACTACGCCATATTGGAAAAAACGCAGAAAAACGGGCTCGACATTACAGAATGGCTGGAATGGTTTCTTTCCTGCCTCTATGAATCTTTACTTACCACTGATGAAACGCTCAACATTGTTTTACGTCGTGTAGAATTTTGGGACAAACATCCAGCCACATCTCTCAACGAAAGACAACGTTTGGTGATCAGTAAAATGCAGGAAGACTTCTTCGGCAAATTAACATCGTCTAAATGGGCTAAGATCACCAAATCTTCGCAGGATACTGCGGGCAGAGACATTCAGGACTTGGTGGCGAAAGGAATATTAGCGAAAGACAATGCAGGCGGAAGAAGTACTGCTTATGATTTGCTTTGGTAA
- a CDS encoding GDSL-type esterase/lipase family protein, which produces MKFNISFLFLFVLVTLQTQAQTKLSIVFIGNSITQGKGGDNGLPPPTHAVNYLKEQKGIEDVQFINVGKSGSTTLDWLPGSGKYAELATKAADSLYAKKDHQLVFSMKLGTNDSAIEGPNGAPVSKENYRKNMHTIISELLTKYPGSKVVVHHPIWYSENTYNRSKYLKEGLERLKTYIPEIDGMISEYKVSDPGRVFKGDTKAFKYFKKHSEKLFKPENGQQGTFYLHPNEEGVAVLGKYWGKAIARIKF; this is translated from the coding sequence ATGAAGTTCAACATTTCCTTTCTTTTTCTGTTCGTTCTCGTCACGCTACAAACCCAGGCGCAGACTAAACTTTCCATCGTTTTTATAGGCAATAGCATTACGCAAGGCAAAGGCGGCGATAATGGACTTCCTCCGCCGACGCATGCGGTCAACTATCTCAAAGAACAGAAAGGGATTGAAGATGTACAGTTTATTAATGTAGGAAAAAGCGGTTCTACGACATTGGATTGGTTGCCGGGCAGCGGGAAGTATGCGGAGTTGGCTACGAAAGCAGCGGACAGTTTGTATGCCAAGAAAGATCACCAACTGGTTTTCTCCATGAAGCTGGGAACTAACGACAGCGCGATCGAAGGGCCGAATGGCGCACCGGTCTCAAAGGAAAATTATCGCAAAAACATGCACACAATCATATCAGAGCTGCTCACCAAATATCCGGGAAGTAAAGTCGTGGTGCATCACCCGATCTGGTACAGTGAGAATACTTACAACCGATCAAAATATTTAAAAGAGGGCCTGGAAAGGCTAAAAACTTACATTCCGGAGATCGACGGAATGATCTCAGAGTACAAAGTTTCCGATCCGGGCCGTGTTTTCAAAGGCGATACCAAAGCATTTAAATACTTCAAAAAACATAGCGAAAAGTTATTCAAACCCGAAAACGGCCAGCAAGGAACATTTTACCTGCATCCCAATGAAGAAGGCGTAGCGGTTTTAGGGAAGTATTGGGGGAAAGCGATTGCGAGGATAAAGTTTTAA
- a CDS encoding Crp/Fnr family transcriptional regulator: MSGNPDLLVHYILQTISIDEEIARTIASKFSSRTLSKGEVFLKEGAVNDQYFFLEKGFLRSYLLDIDGNEITLNFFSQNTPVFEVGSFFQRIPSQENIEALTESTGWVLTYSELNELFHTIPEFREFGRAVLVKGFVAFKNRTLSMINKTAEQRYEALLKSSPEIFQNAPLKYIASYLGVTDTSLSRIRKEFSKK; encoded by the coding sequence ATGTCGGGTAATCCTGATTTATTGGTCCATTACATTCTTCAAACCATCAGTATTGATGAAGAGATAGCGCGTACCATTGCTTCGAAGTTTAGTTCAAGAACATTAAGTAAAGGAGAAGTCTTCCTGAAAGAAGGCGCAGTGAACGATCAGTATTTCTTTCTTGAAAAAGGGTTTCTACGTTCCTATCTGCTTGATATTGACGGGAATGAAATCACGCTCAATTTTTTTTCTCAAAACACACCAGTCTTCGAAGTAGGATCATTTTTTCAACGAATTCCATCGCAGGAAAACATTGAAGCGCTCACTGAATCAACAGGCTGGGTGTTGACTTATAGTGAATTGAATGAACTCTTCCATACCATTCCGGAATTCCGGGAGTTTGGCAGGGCGGTGTTGGTCAAAGGGTTTGTCGCATTCAAAAACCGCACGCTTTCGATGATCAACAAAACGGCCGAGCAACGTTACGAAGCATTGCTCAAATCAAGTCCTGAAATATTTCAAAACGCCCCGCTCAAATACATTGCTTCCTACCTCGGCGTGACGGATACCTCTCTCAGCAGGATCAGAAAAGAATTTTCTAAAAAATGA
- a CDS encoding YfiT family bacillithiol transferase, whose amino-acid sequence MINPKYPIGLFTLQEDYAKEEIDDLIHVIATIPAEYKARVENLSDEDLAKTYREGSWNIRQLIHHVADLQFLHYLRIKKAVTEPDYKEPTLVDMNAWAGTIDSLNAPVADSLMMLEGVHHRYAFFAANLTEEQLNVSYYHAVRKIWFTQKQALAISVWHVKHHLAHIDIALGNVG is encoded by the coding sequence ATGATTAATCCCAAGTACCCGATCGGGCTGTTTACTTTACAGGAAGATTACGCGAAAGAGGAAATAGACGACCTGATCCATGTAATAGCGACCATACCGGCAGAGTACAAAGCCCGAGTTGAAAACCTTTCGGACGAAGATCTGGCAAAAACTTATCGTGAAGGAAGCTGGAATATCCGCCAGCTTATCCATCACGTCGCCGATTTGCAGTTTTTGCATTACCTGCGGATCAAAAAAGCGGTGACCGAGCCTGATTATAAAGAGCCTACTCTCGTTGATATGAATGCCTGGGCAGGAACCATCGATTCTCTGAATGCGCCCGTTGCAGATTCATTAATGATGCTGGAAGGTGTCCATCATCGCTACGCATTCTTTGCGGCAAATCTTACCGAGGAGCAATTGAATGTCAGTTATTACCATGCCGTCAGGAAGATATGGTTTACCCAGAAACAAGCTTTGGCGATCTCGGTTTGGCATGTAAAGCACCACTTGGCACATATTGATATCGCTTTGGGAAATGTCGGGTAA